A region of Dioscorea cayenensis subsp. rotundata cultivar TDr96_F1 chromosome 5, TDr96_F1_v2_PseudoChromosome.rev07_lg8_w22 25.fasta, whole genome shotgun sequence DNA encodes the following proteins:
- the LOC120261059 gene encoding DExH-box ATP-dependent RNA helicase DExH12-like, which produces MAHLGGGAEAHARFKQYEYRANSSLVLTTDSRPRDTHEPTGEPESLWGKIDPKHFGDRVYRGKPPELEEKLKKSKKKKERDPAALEQEPRKESKRRRVLQEESVLSLADDAVYQPKTKETRAAYEALLSVIQQQFGGQPQDVLSGAADEVLAVLKNEKFKNPDKKKEIEKLLNPISNQLFDQLVSIGRLITDYQDGGDAAAPAPADGNEEALDDDIGVAVEFEEDEEEEESDYDQVQEESENEDEEGQEQNGSGAMQMGGIDDDDLEEANEGLALNVQDIDAYWLQRKISQAYEEIDPQQSQKLAEEVLEILAEGDDRDVENRLVMLLDYDKFDLIKLLLRNRLKIVWCTRLARAEDQEQRKKIEEEMTTMGPGLATILEQLHATRASAKERQKNLEKSIREEARRLKDERNGTDGDEGRRVIDRDADNGWLKGQRQLLDLDSLAFHQGGLLMANKKCELPMGSYRANQKGYEEVYVPSLKPKPFADGEELIRISMMPEWAQPAFEGMKQLNRVQSRVYETALFSPENILLCAPTGAGKTNVAMLTILHELGMHQSENPDEPFSKKIIYVAPMKALVAEVVGNLSHRLKSYNIVVKELSGDHSLTRQQIEETHIIVTTPEKWDIVTRKSGDRTYTQLVKLLIIDEIHLLHDNRGPVLESIVARTVRQIETTKEHIRLVGLSATLPNYEDVALFLRVDRSKGLFYFDNSYRPCPLAQQYIGITVKKPLQRFQLMNEICYDKVMGAAGKHQVLIFVHSRKETAKTARAIRDTALANDTLGRFLRDDGASREILQNQTELVKSNDLKDLLPYGFAIHHAGMTRPDRSLVEDLFADGHVQVLVSTATLAWGVNLPAHTVIIKGTQVYNPEKGAWTELSPLDVMQMLGRAGRPQYDSYGDGIILTGHTELQYYLSLMNQQLPIESQFVSKLADQLNAEIVLGTVQNAREACTWIGYTYLYIRMLRNPTLYGLPADILEKDTNLEERRADLIHSAASILDRNNLIKYDRKSGYFQVTDLGRIASYYYITHGTISTYNEYLKPTMGDIELCRLFSLSEEFKYVAVRQDEKMELAKLLDRVPIPVKESLEEPSAKINVLLQAYIAGLKLEGLSLTSDMVYIRQSAGRLLRALFEIVLKRGWAQLAERALNMCKMVDKRMWSVQTPLRQFAGIPNEILMKLEKKDLAWERYYDLSSQEIGELIRYQKMGRTLHKNIHQLPKLNLAARVQPITRTILGFELTITPDFQWDDKVHGYVEPFWVIVEDNDGEFILHHEYFMLKKQYIDEDHTLNFTVPIYEPLPPQYFIRVVSDKWLGSLTVLPVCFRHLILPEKYPPPTELLDLQPLPVTALRNPLYEALYGTFKHFNPIQTQVFTVLYNTDDNVLVAAPTGSGKTICAEFALLRNHQKGPESIMRAVYIAPIEALAKERYLEWKEKFGKGLGMNVVELTGETATDLKLLERGQIIISTPEKWDALSRRWKQRKHVQQVSLFIVDELHLIGGSMGPILEIIVSRMRRIASQIGNSIRIVALSASLANAKDLGEWIGATSHGLFNFPPGVRPVPLEIHIQGVDIANFEARMQAMTKPTYTAIVQHAKNGKPALIFVPTRKHARLTAIDLMTYSIADSGEKPAFLLGSIEEMETFISGVKEDVLKNTLSHGIGFLHEGLTDLDREVVLQLFLSGRIQVCVASSSMCWGISMPAHLVVVMGTQYYDGRENAHTDYPITDLLQMMGHASRPLKDNSGKCVILCHAPRKEYYKKFLYEAFPVESQLHHFIHDHFNAEVVVGVVENKQDAVDYLTWTFMYRRLTKNPNYYNLQGVSHRHLSDHLSDLVENALNDLEASKCVAIEEDMYLKPLNLGLIASYYYISYTTIERFSSSLTPKVKLKGLLDILASAAEFDQLPIRPGEEELIRKLINHQRFSFENPRCTDPHVKANALLQAHFSRHKVVGNLAADQREVLLSAHRLLQAMVDVISSNGWLSLAISVMEISQMVTQGLWERDSTLLQLPHFDRELARKCQENPGKSIETIFELVDMEDDQRRELLQMDDSKLHDIARFCNRFPNIEMVYEVLDSDDIRPGDKVTLHVALERELEGRSEVGPVDAPRYPKPKEEGWWLVVGDTNSNQLLAIKRVAPQRKAKVKLDFDAPAEPGQETYMIYFMCDSYLGCDQEYQFTINVQGAAEE; this is translated from the exons ATGGCCCATCTGGGCGGCGGTGCGGAGGCGCACGCACGGTTCAAGCAGTACGAGTATCGCGCCAACTCTAGCCTTGTCCTCACCACCGACTCCCGGCCCCGTGACACCCATGAGCCCACCGGCGAGCCGGAGTCCCTCTGGGGAAAGATCGATCCCAAGCACTTCGGGGATCGTGTCTACCGTGGAAAGCCCCCGGAGCTCGAGGAGAAGTTGAAGAAatctaagaagaagaaggagcgTGACCCTGCTGCTCTCGAGCAGGAGCCGCGCAAGGAGAGCAAGCGCCGTCGTGTCCTCCAGGAGGAGAGCGTGCTTTCTCTTGCTGATGATGCCGTCTACCAGCCCAAAACAAAGGAGACCCGTGCGGCCTATGAAGCTTTGCTTAGTGTGATCCAGCAGCAGTTTGGTGGGCAGCCGCAGGATGTGCTCAGTGGCGCGGCTGATGAGGTACTGGCGGTACTGAAGAACGAGAAGTTCAAGAATCCTGATAAGAAGAAGGAGATAGAGAAGCTTTTGAATCCAATTTCGAACCAGCTCTTTGATCAGCTTGTTTCTATTGGGAGGCTGATCACTGACTATCAAGATGGGGGTGATGCTGCGGCTCCGGCTCCGGCTGATGGGAATGAAGAGGCGCTTGATGATGATATTGGTGTTGCTGTGGAGtttgaggaggatgaggaggaagaagagagTGATTATGATCAG GTCCAGGAGGAATCAGAAAACGAAGATGAAGAGGGCCAGGAGCAGAATGGATCTGGTGCTATGCAGATGGGCGGGATTGATGATGATGACTTGGAAGAGGCCAATGAGGGCCTTGCGTTGAATGTTCAAGACATCGATGCTTATTGGCTTCAAAGGAAAATCTCTCAAGCTTATGAGGAGATAGATCCCCAGCAAAGCCAAAAACTTGCAGAAGAAGTGCTGGAGATATTGGCTGAAGGTGATGATCGGGATGTTGAGAACCGGCTTGTGATGCTTCTGGATTATGACAAGTTTGATCTCATTAAGTTGCTTTTGAGGAACCGGCTGAAGATCGTGTGGTGTACTAGATTGGCAAGGGCTGAAGACCAGGAGCAAAGGAAgaagattgaagaagaaatgaCTACTATGGGTCCAGGCCTTGCTACTATCTTGGAACAGCTGCATGCCACAAGAGCATCTGCAAAGGAGAGACAGAAGAACTTGGAGAAGAGCATTAGGGAAGAGGCAAGGCGGTTAAAGGATGAGAGGAATGGTACTGATGGAGATGAGGGTCGACGGGTCATTGATAGGGATGCAGACAATGGGTGGTTGAAGGGGCAACGGCAGCTGCTTGACCTTGATAGCCTCGCATTTCATCAAGGTGGTCTATTGATGGCAAACAAAAAGTGTGAGCTTCCTATGGGATCTTATAGAGCCAATCAGAAGGGTTACGAGGAGGTCTATGTTCCTTCTTTGAAACCAAAACCATTTGCTGATGGAGAGGAGCTGATTAGGATATCCATGATGCCTGAGTGGGCGCAACCAGCTTTTGAAGGGATGAAGCAACTGAACAGAGTGCAGAGCAGAGTCTATGAGACGGCCCTCTTCAGCCCTGAGAATATACTTCTTTGTGCTCCAACCGGTGCTGGAAAAACAAATGTTGCCATGCTGACCATACTTCATGAGCTTGGTATGCATCAATCTGAGAACCCAGATGAGCCGTTTAGCAAGAAGATTATTTATGTGGCGCCAATGAAAGCTCTGGTTGCAGAAGTGGTTGGAAATTTATCGCATCGCTTGAAGTCTTATAATATAGTTGTTAAGGAGCTTAGTGGAGATCATTCTCTCACTCGTCAACAGATTGAAGAGACTCATATAATTGTGACAACACCAGAGAAGTGGGATATTGTCACCAGAAAATCAGGTGATAGAACTTATACACAGCTTGTGAAACTTCTCATTATTGATGaaattcatcttcttcatgataaCAGAGGACCTGTCCTTGAAAGTATTGTTGCTAGGACAGTTAGGCAGATAGAAACCACTAAAGAGCACATTCGTCTAGTAGGCCTATCTGCAACTCTTCCAAACTATGAAGATGTGGCATTGTTTCTACGCGTGGATCGATCTAAAGGTCTTTTCTATTTTGACAACAGCTATAGGCCCTGTCCACTTGCGCAGCAGTACATTGGAATCACTGTGAAGAAACCCTTGCAGCGGTTTCAATTGATGAATGAAATATGTTATGATAAGGTTATGGGTGCTGCTGGAAAGCATCAAGTGCTTATCTTTGTCCACTCAAGGAAGGAAACTGCAAAAACTGCCCGGGCGATACGAGACACTGCTCTGGCAAATGATACGTTAGGTAGGTTTTTGAGGGATGACGGTGCAAGCCGTGAAATTCTTCAGAATCAAACAGAATTGGTCAAGAGTAATGATTTGAAAGACCTCTTGCCTTATGGGTTTGCAATTCACCATGCTGGGATGACAAGGCCAGACCGATCTCTGGTTGAGGATCTTTTTGCTGATGGTCATGTGCAAGTGTTGGTGTCAACTGCCACCCTTGCGTGGGGTGTTAACTTGCCAGCACACACAGTGATCATTAAGGGGACTCAGGTTTATAATCCAGAGAAAGGAGCATGGACTGAATTGAGCCCCTTGGATGTTATGCAGATGCTTGGGCGTGCAGGAAGGCCTCAATATGATTCCTATGGAGATGGAATAATTCTGACAGGGCATACTGAGTTGCAGTATTATCTCTCTCTCATGAATCAACAACTTCCTATTGAGAGCCAGTTTGTGTCTAAATTGGCTGACCAGTTAAATGCAGAGATAGTTCTTGGGACTGTGCAGAATGCCAGAGAAGCATGTACTTGGATTGGGTACACATACTTGTATATAAGAATGCTTCGTAATCCAACTCTTTATGGTTTACCTGCTGATATTTTGGAGAAAGATACAAATTTGGAGGAAAGAAGAGCTGATCTC ATCCATTCTGCCGCAAGCATCTTGGATAGGAATAATTTGATCAAGTATGACAGGAAAAGTGGGTATTTCCAGGTCACTGATCTGGGTAGGATTGCTAGTTATTACTATATAACACATGGGACAATCTCGACTTACAATGAGTATCTGAAGCCAACGATGGGTGACATTGAACTTTGCCGGCTCTTTTCACTCAGTGAAGAATTTAAATATGTTGCAGTTAGGCAGGATGAAAAGATGGAACTTGCAAAGCTCTTGGATCGGGTTCCTATTCCTGTGAAAGAAAGCTTGGAAGAGCCAAGTGCAAAGATCAATGTTTTGCTACAAGCATACATAGCAGGTTTGAAGCTTGAAGGGCTTTCATTGACATCTGATATGGTTTACATCAGACAg AGTGCTGGGCGGCTGCTCCGAGCGTTGTTTGAGATTGTGTTGAAGAGGGGTTGGGCTCAACTTGCTGAAAGAGCTTTGAATATGTGCAAGATGGTTGATAAACGCATGTGGAGTGTCCAAACACCTCTTCGACAGTTTGCTGGTATACCAAAtgaaattttgatgaaattagaGAAGAAGGATTTAGCTTGGGAAAGGTACTATGATCTATCTTCACAGGAGATTGGAGAGTTGATTCGCTACCAAAAGATGGGGAGAACCCTTCACAAGAATATACATCAGTTGCCGAAGCTTAATCTTGCAGCTCGTGTTCAACCAATCACTCGAACAATTTTGGGTTTTGAGCTGACAATAACCCCTGATTTCCAATGGGATGACAAGGTTCATGGGTATGTGGAGCCATTTTGGGTTATTGTTGAGGATAATGATGGTGAATTCATCCTTCATCATGAGTATTTCATGCTGAAGAAGCAGTACATTGATGAAGATCACACCTTGAACTTCACTGTGCCAATCTATGAGCCATTACCTCCCCAGTATTTTATCCGTGTTGTGTCTGACAAGTGGCTTGGATCTCTGACTGTCTTACCTGTCTGTTTCCGACATCTGATTTTACCTGAGAAATACCCACCACCAACTGAGCTACTGGATTTGCAACCTCTTCCAGTGACGGCCTTGAGGAATCCTTTGTATGAAGCTTTGTATGgcacattcaagcatttcaaCCCTATACAAACACAGGTCTTCACTGTCTTGTATAACACAGATGACAATGTTTTGGTCGCAGCTCCGACAGGTAGTGGGAAGACTATTTGTGCTGAGTTTGCATTGTTGCGAAATCATCAAAAAGGTCCAGAAAGTATCATGCGTGCTGTGTACATTGCTCCAATAGAAGCTCTAGCCAAGGAAAGATATCTTGAATGGAAGGAGAAGTTTGGAAAGGGCCTTGGCATGAATGTGGTTGAGTTAACCGGTGAAACTGCTACAGACTTGAAGTTGCTTGAAAGAGGACAAATTATTATTAGCACTCCCGAGAAATGGGATGCCCTCTCTCGAAGATGGAAACAGCGAAAGCATGTTCAACAGGTCAGCCTTTTCATTGTTGATGAGCTTCATTTGATTGGTGGATCAATGGGTCCTATATTGGAAATAATTGTCTCTAGGATGAGGCGTATTGCAAGTCAAATTGGAAACAGTATCCGGATAGTAGCACTTTCGGCTTCTCTTGCAAACGCCAAAGATCTAGGAGAATGGATTGGTGCCACTTCTCATGGTCTCTTCAATTTTCCTCCTGGTGTACGACCTGTTCCTCTTGAGATACACATTCAAGGTGTTGATATAGCAAATTTTGAGGCAAGAATGCAAGCAATGACTAAGCCAACATACACAGCAATTGTCCAGCATGCGAAGAATGGCAAGCCTGCATTAATATTTGTTCCAACAAGGAAGCATGCAAGACTGACTGCCATTGACTTGATGACCTATTCAATTGCTGACAGTGGGGAGAAGCCTGCATTTCTTCTTGGCTCAATAGAAGAAATGGAAACTTTTATTTCAGGTGTCAAAGAGGATGTCTTAAAAAATACACTTTCTCATGGCATTGGTTTCTTGCATGAGGGTCTCACTGATCTTGATCGTGAAGTGGTTTTGCAATTGTTCTTGAGTGGAAGGATTCAAGTATGTGTCGCGAGCAGTTCAATGTGTTGGGGAATTTCAATGCCAGCTCACTTGGTTGTTGTCATGGGAACACAGTACTATGATGGGCGGGAGAATGCTCATACAGACTATCCGATTACTGACTTGCTACAGATGATGGGTCATGCCAGTAGACCTCTCAAAGACAATTCTGGTAAATGTGTTATCCTGTGTCATGCTCCCAGGAAGGAGTACTACAAGAAGTTTCTTTATGAAGCATTTCCTGTCGAGAGTCAACTTCACCACTTTATCCATGACCATTTTAATGCTGAGGTGGTTGTTGGTGTTGTCGAGAACAAGCAAGATGCTGTGGATTATCTTACTTGGACTTTTATGTACCGAAGACTTACAAAGAATCCTAACTATTACAACTTACAGGGTGTTAGCCATCGCCATCTTTCAGATCACCTTTCTGATCTAGTAGAGAATGCATTGAATGACTTGGAGGCGAGCAAGTGTGTAGCTATAGAAGAGGATATGTATCTGAAACCTCTGAACCTTGGCTTGATTGCTTCTTACTATTACATCAGTTACACCACTATTGAGCGGTTCAGTTCTTCTTTGACACCAAAAGTTAAGCTGAAGGGCCTACTGGATATTCTGGCATCGGCTGCTGAGTTTGACCAGCTGCCTATACGGCCTGGTGAAGAAGAGTTAATAAGAAAGCTGATAAACCACCAAAGGTTCTCCTTTGAGAACCCCAGATGCACAGATCCACATGTTAAGGCAAATGCACTGCTACAAGCTCACTTCTCAAGGCACAAGGTGGTTGGAAATCTAGCAGCAGACCAGCGAGAGGTTCTTCTTTCTGCTCATCGTTTGCTTCAGGCAATGGTTGATGTAATTTCCAGCAACGGGTGGCTCAGCCTTGCGATCTCTGTTATGGAAATTAGTCAAATGGTCACTCAAGGATTGTGGGAGCGGGACTCCACGCTCCTACAGCTCCCACACTTTGACAGGGAATTGGCAAGGAAATGTCAGGAAAATCCAGGGAAAAGCATTGAGACAATCTTTGAATTGGTCGACATGGAGGATGACCAAAGGCGGGAGCTGTTGCAGATGGATGATTCAAAGCTGCACGACATTGCCAGGTTCTGCAACCGCTTCCCTAACATCGAGATGGTTTATGAGGTGCTGGACAGCGATGACATAAGGCCTGGAGATAAAGTCACTCTGCATGTAGCCTTGGAACGTGAGCTTGAGGGTCGTTCTGAAGTAGGACCAGTGGATGCCCCCAGATATCCCAAGCCTAAAGAAGAGGGCTGGTGGCTCGTAGTGGGAGATACAAACAGCAATCAACTTCTTGCCATAAAGAGGGTAGCTCCTCAGCGGAAAGCAAAAGTCAAACTTGACTTTGACGCTCCTGCAGAACCTGGACAGGAGACTTACATGATCTACTTCATGTGTGACTCATATCTCGGGTGTGACCAGGAATACCAATTCACTATTAATGTCCAAGGCGCGGCGGAGGAATGA
- the LOC120262050 gene encoding solute carrier family 35 member F1-like isoform X1 produces the protein MGMNFDGFWSKTTLIGLGLGQFVSLLITSTGFSSSELSRQGIDAPTSQSFLNYVLLAIVYGGLLIHRKRALQMKWYYYLVLAIIDVEANFLVVKAYQYTSLTSVMLLDCWTIPSVIFLTWFFLKTKYRLRKFVGVAICVAGLVMVVFSDVHSSDRSGGSNPIKGDMLVIGGSMLYAISNVSEEFLVKEGDRIELMAMLGLFGAIVSACQISILERQELKSIHWTAGAAIPFVGFALAMFLFYSTVPIVLKLSGSTMLNLSLLTSDMWAVLIRIFAYHEKVDWMYFIAFAGVAVGLLIYSGGSKEDVHPALGEGVEEGAQNKERDEEAALDNATQEPTMASSQKGRDVGKGPYYSLVNEER, from the exons ATGGGGATGAACTTCGATGGATTTTGGTCAAAGACGACGCTTATTGGACTGGGGCTTGGCCAGTTCGTTTCCCTTTTGATTACATCCACGGGATTCTCCTCATCCGAGCTCTCTCGACAAG GGATTGATGCTCCGACTTCGCAGTCGTTCTTGAATTATGTGCTCTTGGCGATCGTTTATGGTGGTTTGTTGATTCATCGGAAGAGGGCGCTTCAG ATGAAATGGTACTATTACTTGGTACTGGCTATTATTGATGTGGAAGCAAATTTTCTTG TGGTTAAGGCTTACCAATACACCTCTTTGACAAGCGTCATGCTTTTGGATTGCTGGACAATACCATCTGTGATATTCCTTACCTGGTTTTTTTTGAAGACTAAATACAGACTCCGCAAGTTTGTTGGTGTAGCTATATGTGTTGCTGGCCTTGTAATGGTTGTGTTCTCCGATGTGCATTCAAGTGACAGATCAG GAGGAAGCAACCCAATTAAAGGTGATATGCTTGTCATTGGTGGGTCCATGCTATATGCAATTAGTAATGTTAGTGAG GAATTTTTGGTGAAGGAGGGTGACAGAATAGAACTGATGGCAATGCTAGGTTTGTTTGGAGCAATTGTTAGTGCTTGTCAAAT AAGCATACTTGAGCGACAGGAGCTTAAATCTATCCATTGGACAGCTGGTGCA GCAATACCTTTTGTTGGTTTTGCACTAgcgatgtttttgttttactcCACTGTTCCAATTGTGCTTAAG CTGAGCGGTTCAACCATGTTAAACCTCTCTTTGCTTACATCTGACATGTGGGCTGTTCTCATCCGCATCTTTGCTTATCATGAGAAG GTTGATTGGATGTACTTCATAGCTTTTGCAGGTGTTGCCGTAGGGTTACTTATTTATTCGGG GGGTTCTAAAGAAGATGTCCATCCGGCCCTCGGTGAGGGCGTTGAGGAAGGAGCACAGAACAAAGAGAGAGACGAAGAAGCAGCATTGGACAATGCAACTCAAGAACCAACAATGGCCAGTAGCCAAAAAGGCAGAGATG TAGGAAAGGGTCCTTACTACTCTCTGGTCAATGAGGAGCGATGA
- the LOC120262050 gene encoding solute carrier family 35 member F1-like isoform X2 — protein MGMNFDGFWSKTTLIGLGLGQFVSLLITSTGFSSSELSRQGIDAPTSQSFLNYVLLAIVYGGLLIHRKRALQMKWYYYLVLAIIDVEANFLVVKAYQYTSLTSVMLLDCWTIPSVIFLTWFFLKTKYRLRKFVGVAICVAGLVMVVFSDVHSSDRSGGSNPIKGDMLVIGGSMLYAISNVSEEFLVKEGDRIELMAMLGLFGAIVSACQISILERQELKSIHWTAGAAIPFVGFALAMFLFYSTVPIVLKLSGSTMLNLSLLTSDMWAVLIRIFAYHEKVDWMYFIAFAGVAVGLLIYSGGSKEDVHPALGEGVEEGAQNKERDEEAALDNATQEPTMASSQKGRDGKGPYYSLVNEER, from the exons ATGGGGATGAACTTCGATGGATTTTGGTCAAAGACGACGCTTATTGGACTGGGGCTTGGCCAGTTCGTTTCCCTTTTGATTACATCCACGGGATTCTCCTCATCCGAGCTCTCTCGACAAG GGATTGATGCTCCGACTTCGCAGTCGTTCTTGAATTATGTGCTCTTGGCGATCGTTTATGGTGGTTTGTTGATTCATCGGAAGAGGGCGCTTCAG ATGAAATGGTACTATTACTTGGTACTGGCTATTATTGATGTGGAAGCAAATTTTCTTG TGGTTAAGGCTTACCAATACACCTCTTTGACAAGCGTCATGCTTTTGGATTGCTGGACAATACCATCTGTGATATTCCTTACCTGGTTTTTTTTGAAGACTAAATACAGACTCCGCAAGTTTGTTGGTGTAGCTATATGTGTTGCTGGCCTTGTAATGGTTGTGTTCTCCGATGTGCATTCAAGTGACAGATCAG GAGGAAGCAACCCAATTAAAGGTGATATGCTTGTCATTGGTGGGTCCATGCTATATGCAATTAGTAATGTTAGTGAG GAATTTTTGGTGAAGGAGGGTGACAGAATAGAACTGATGGCAATGCTAGGTTTGTTTGGAGCAATTGTTAGTGCTTGTCAAAT AAGCATACTTGAGCGACAGGAGCTTAAATCTATCCATTGGACAGCTGGTGCA GCAATACCTTTTGTTGGTTTTGCACTAgcgatgtttttgttttactcCACTGTTCCAATTGTGCTTAAG CTGAGCGGTTCAACCATGTTAAACCTCTCTTTGCTTACATCTGACATGTGGGCTGTTCTCATCCGCATCTTTGCTTATCATGAGAAG GTTGATTGGATGTACTTCATAGCTTTTGCAGGTGTTGCCGTAGGGTTACTTATTTATTCGGG GGGTTCTAAAGAAGATGTCCATCCGGCCCTCGGTGAGGGCGTTGAGGAAGGAGCACAGAACAAAGAGAGAGACGAAGAAGCAGCATTGGACAATGCAACTCAAGAACCAACAATGGCCAGTAGCCAAAAAGGCAGAGATG GAAAGGGTCCTTACTACTCTCTGGTCAATGAGGAGCGATGA